Part of the Lotus japonicus ecotype B-129 chromosome 6, LjGifu_v1.2 genome, catcaatgagacttcgagagcagcacgtgatgatggaggagtatgttgcagaaccaacgctttaatttCCTTGCATTTCAGTTCGTTAATTTCCAGTTTTttatgtgtagcttgttttgtcgaaatttgctttcatgttattttggtttgcttgactattttgtaatcgactcatattcaataaaatccagtttcgtttgaaaTTGTGTATTAttgtcgaaaacacatccgtccacacactacactttggcaaaacgttttctcaaagggaccctgaaatctaaacttcctttaatcgaactaagaggatatttgtttaccaaaaatccgtgtaaacacaTTCTCTCAACTTTCTCATTGTCTTTCTCTTCAGGTCCACAAAGTGCAAGCATTAAACTAAATCATTCTTTTTCAAAAGAATTATATGGGTGTTTCGATTTTCTATATCGGAAAAAATTAGTAAACCCCAGCACAATGCGACATATTTGCGATACACATGTTTTGTGGCAGTTTCTTACCGTCACAAAACTTTTGTGTGGACGTCCATTCCGCGGGATTCACATATTTAGCTCTCTTTCTATAATTTATTCTCAGAGGTATCAAAGATGATGACCAACTGAGCTGCTAGGAAACTCGATGGATGAAGATAAAATTGACCAAGAGACAATGATGTTATAAAATTAAGAGACAATGATGTCATCTCTTCTTTTTATAACGATGGAGTTCCTTGTCACTTATAATGTTAAATGCTGTTTACTGATGTGTAGTTAGTGCCTCCAAATAGTTCATCAATTTACAATTTTCCTTTGGAATATTTAAGAAACAATATCCTATGTGCGGATGGTAGCGAGAAAATGGCATTCTAAATTTTAGCATGTGTCTTTACTCATTAGATTTTGTTTATATGCTTGTTTTTTCTGGATCCTGAATTTAATTAGCTGACTCATTCAATCAAACATATCTATGTTATTTTTCAGACCATTGATGACCTACAAAATAGAGACTGATCCCTTGTGTTTGGAACTTCAGATCGTGTAGAAATGACTACTTTATACTTTGGCTTTTGCTCATAAATTTCACAACTCTGCACCTTCCTTCACTTGTTCCCCTATCACTGTTATATTTTGAATTCTTATCTACCATGTCAGATACCACGTTTGGATTCAATTTTACCTTAGCCAGTGTCCCTACTTCTCCTATAACACTTTCTTCTAATAGAGGTTTAGGCTCTGATGGAATAATCACTCTAGGTAGGATTTAAACCTATCATATCTTGCTGTTTTCTTTCTGTTCTATGTTGATTTTTCATATATTAGTTTTCTCACAATAATTCTAACTCTATGCTAACATGTTGCAGCTTTTGTTATGATGTTCCTTCCCTTTTTGGCTTTATGTtgcattaaaaaaatgaatcagAATGATAGCACTTCAGAGCAAAAAATTCTGAACCTCACTGTGGATAAATTTCTGATCGAAATGGAAAGAGAGAAGCCAATCAGGTTTGCCAGTGAGCAGCTAAAGACTGCAACTGGTAACTACTCTAACTTGCTTGGTTCAGGAGGGTTTGGAGAAGTATATAAAGGAAATCTTATCAATCAAACCACTGTGGCTGTGAAGGTTCTGCGTGGGAGTTCAGTAGACAAGAAAATTGAGCAGCAATTCATGGCAGAAGTGGGTACAATTGGTAGAACTCATCATTTAAACCTTGTCCGGCTATACGGCTTTTGCTTTGAAAAAAACTTGATAGCACTGGTTTATGAGTACATGGTGAATGGCTCCCTTGACAGGTTTCTGTTTCAGGAGAACAAGAGCTTAGGATATGAAAAGCTTCATGAGATTGCAGTTGGGACAGCTAGAGGCATTGCATACTTGCATGAAGAGTGCCAACAGAGGATAATTCACTATGACATAAAACCAGGAAACATTCTCTTGGACAGGAACTTCAATCCCAAAGttgctgattttggtttggcTAAGTTGTGTAACAGGGAAAATACTCACATAACCATGACTGGAGGAAGGGGGACTCCTGGTTATGCCGCTCCTGAACTTTGGATGCCATTTCATGTAACTCATAAGTGTGATGTTTACAGCTTTGGCATGCTGTTATTTGAAATCATAGGTAGGAGAAGAAACCTTGACATTGAACTTCCTGAGAGCCAGGAGTGGTTTCCAATCTTGGTTTGGAAGAAGTTTGATGCTGAAGAACTTGGGGAGTTAATGACAGTCTGTGGGGTAGATGAAGAAAATAAGGAGATAGCAGAAAGAATGGTAAAGGTAGCTCTGTTGTGTGTTCAGTACAGGCCAGAATCAAGGCCTATAATGAGTGTTGTGGTCAAAATGTTGGAAGGTTCTGATGAAATTCCTAAACCTTCGAACCCATTTCAGCACTTGATGAATGGGTCTTTGACTGCTAATCCAGTCCAAGGGTCACAGACTTATACAACAACTGTTTCTTCCAGCTCTTCTGTTTTGGTAAGTGACACCAACCTATGTGCTACTCCTGTTATGAGGAAGTATGAGATTGAATTAGCCTCTAGTATATGATGGAAATTGGACTTTGCATTTGGGTTCAATAAGTTGTAAAATATTTTCCCATTTCATTTTCATCtacttgttatttttttttgttgataatgTTCTTTTATTTTAACATTTACACTGACAACCTTGTCTTTTATTCAGTGAGCTCAGGGTAAATATAATTGAGAATTATTATAGGATGTCAATATGCAGCATCACATAAGCTAATATATATGCTATGCCTATACATGCAGAATTTTACACTAACTTCATTAT contains:
- the LOC130723845 gene encoding rust resistance kinase Lr10-like, whose translation is MSDTTFGFNFTLASVPTSPITLSSNRGLGSDGIITLAFVMMFLPFLALCCIKKMNQNDSTSEQKILNLTVDKFLIEMEREKPIRFASEQLKTATGNYSNLLGSGGFGEVYKGNLINQTTVAVKVLRGSSVDKKIEQQFMAEVGTIGRTHHLNLVRLYGFCFEKNLIALVYEYMVNGSLDRFLFQENKSLGYEKLHEIAVGTARGIAYLHEECQQRIIHYDIKPGNILLDRNFNPKVADFGLAKLCNRENTHITMTGGRGTPGYAAPELWMPFHVTHKCDVYSFGMLLFEIIGRRRNLDIELPESQEWFPILVWKKFDAEELGELMTVCGVDEENKEIAERMVKVALLCVQYRPESRPIMSVVVKMLEGSDEIPKPSNPFQHLMNGSLTANPVQGSQTYTTTVSSSSSVLVSDTNLCATPVMRKYEIELASSI